A window of the Paenibacillus woosongensis genome harbors these coding sequences:
- a CDS encoding response regulator, translating into MNILIVDDERIIREWFRMTVDKLGGDCRIIGEAASGEDALEFCRQHQVDLVVTDVKMPGMDGLELIKRLKEEQPGVRSVIFSSYSEFHFAAEALKLGANEYILKAEITLPGLEDILQKIKRDIEMERSKELELNSLRHVLNQNEQVLRTAYFGELLQGSAQAAQQFASKMSYFGIALQEKNLALMAFGMIPGSVKNERISNPELLQQAMINIINETLFTETGGGCSFLYMNEVYMLLVNASASGMKSQRELLLLTASRVAENARRFLGVESAIGISMTYSSLSYLPEQAREALEALDRKRFYGDKSVAYFQDSDTLSLHSGVRTPSLKPHMDSFHRLLGEGKPQDALQQFGHVLTKAGEEKSLSPKQMKAVVLELIYSAISWARSLQLPGDRLEALSAEVTGQIVQQESYHQLAAWATGAVRELMDWLEASRPRYAEPVERACEYIRLNYAGEITLKEVSTHVHLSRTYFSELFKKETGLNFNEYVMQVRMEQAKNILKHEHMRISDVAEQVGYANPSYFIKLFKKYAGVSPYEYMESHSSFRAR; encoded by the coding sequence ATGAATATTCTGATTGTCGATGACGAACGGATTATCCGCGAGTGGTTTCGGATGACGGTGGACAAGCTTGGCGGGGACTGCCGGATCATAGGGGAGGCAGCCAGCGGGGAAGATGCGCTGGAATTTTGCCGCCAGCACCAGGTGGATCTCGTCGTTACCGATGTGAAAATGCCGGGAATGGACGGGCTGGAGCTGATCAAGCGGCTGAAGGAGGAGCAGCCGGGCGTGCGTTCGGTGATTTTCAGCTCCTATAGCGAATTTCATTTTGCAGCCGAAGCTCTGAAGCTAGGGGCCAACGAATATATTCTCAAAGCCGAGATCACCTTGCCTGGACTTGAGGACATTTTGCAGAAAATCAAAAGGGATATTGAAATGGAACGAAGCAAGGAGCTTGAGCTGAATTCCTTGCGCCATGTGTTGAATCAGAACGAGCAGGTGCTGCGGACAGCCTATTTTGGGGAGCTGCTCCAGGGCAGCGCACAAGCCGCTCAGCAATTTGCGTCCAAGATGTCTTACTTTGGCATTGCACTGCAGGAGAAGAATCTCGCGCTAATGGCTTTCGGCATGATTCCCGGATCGGTGAAGAACGAAAGGATCAGCAATCCCGAGCTGCTTCAGCAGGCCATGATTAATATTATCAACGAAACCTTGTTCACCGAGACGGGCGGGGGCTGCTCTTTTTTATACATGAATGAGGTTTACATGCTGCTTGTGAACGCTTCGGCATCAGGCATGAAATCGCAGCGGGAGCTGCTTCTGCTGACGGCGAGCCGGGTGGCGGAGAATGCCAGGCGATTCCTTGGCGTCGAGTCGGCGATAGGCATCAGCATGACCTACAGCAGTCTCTCCTATCTACCCGAGCAGGCGCGCGAGGCGCTGGAAGCGCTCGATCGAAAAAGATTCTACGGCGACAAGAGCGTCGCGTACTTTCAGGACTCGGACACCTTGAGCCTGCATTCCGGTGTGCGGACTCCCTCGCTTAAGCCGCATATGGATTCCTTTCACCGCTTATTGGGGGAAGGGAAGCCACAAGATGCGCTGCAGCAATTCGGCCATGTGCTGACGAAGGCGGGAGAGGAAAAGTCGCTATCTCCTAAGCAAATGAAGGCTGTTGTATTAGAGCTGATCTACTCGGCCATCAGTTGGGCCCGCAGCCTGCAGCTGCCGGGGGACAGGCTTGAAGCGTTATCGGCGGAGGTCACGGGGCAGATCGTGCAGCAGGAGAGCTATCATCAGCTTGCCGCCTGGGCAACCGGAGCGGTTCGCGAGCTGATGGACTGGCTGGAGGCGTCTCGCCCGCGGTACGCGGAGCCGGTAGAAAGGGCGTGCGAGTACATTCGTTTGAATTATGCCGGGGAGATCACGCTCAAGGAAGTTTCCACGCATGTCCATCTCAGCCGAACTTACTTCAGTGAATTATTCAAGAAAGAGACCGGTCTGAACTTCAATGAGTACGTGATGCAGGTTCGCATGGAACAGGCGAAGAACATCCTCAAGCATGAGCATATGCGGATTTCGGACGTCGCAGAGCAGGTGGGCTACGCCAATCCAAGCTATTTTATCAAGTTGTTCAAAAAATATGCCGGAGTCTCTCCTTACGAATACATGGAATCGCATAGCAGCTTCCGGGCTCGCTAA
- a CDS encoding ABC transporter substrate-binding protein, whose protein sequence is MKKKWLATVLVTVLAASVLSACGGSSGTEQLNKKKADGSGETTTLTFWRAGTDAQENAYWKRVISEFEASHPGVKIELSEAPFGNDMETKLNAAYASGTSPDVLSYTLASVAQRASLGQYEPLDGYLSNWDGRSDMMENILDTGTYNGSLYGVGFIPDPRVLLWRKDLFKEAGLDPEKPPGSWEELADYARKLTKKDGNTTTLAGFAIPTASAWTLWQSFVLQNGGQIIDEQTNTPLFDSPEAIEATEFLAELVLDGITIPNNSDKSNENLFPNGKAAIAYDSPAAYTNLQKENPELVGQIGVSGPIARKEKATFAGMRLLFMSSQSKNKELAAEFIQHIMSKEETWKRYTELGTPVVLKSLEQDYIQDKPEVNQAIFDAVSYGKGAAKVTYAGKLSEIISQNLEGAFYGKISAEEAMKQGVEQLNRELPNLIGK, encoded by the coding sequence ATGAAGAAGAAATGGCTAGCCACCGTGCTGGTGACCGTTCTGGCCGCTTCCGTGCTGAGCGCGTGCGGAGGCAGCAGCGGCACGGAGCAGTTGAACAAGAAGAAAGCGGACGGCAGTGGAGAAACGACAACGCTGACCTTCTGGAGAGCAGGTACCGATGCGCAGGAGAATGCGTATTGGAAACGAGTGATCAGCGAATTTGAAGCCAGTCATCCCGGCGTCAAAATCGAGCTGAGCGAAGCGCCGTTCGGCAATGACATGGAGACGAAGCTGAATGCGGCTTATGCTAGCGGCACGTCCCCTGACGTTCTGTCCTATACGCTGGCTTCGGTAGCGCAGCGGGCCAGCTTAGGCCAATATGAGCCGCTCGATGGATATCTGTCCAACTGGGATGGCAGAAGCGATATGATGGAGAATATTTTGGATACCGGAACGTATAACGGCAGTCTTTACGGTGTGGGCTTTATCCCCGATCCGCGCGTCCTGCTGTGGCGGAAGGACCTGTTCAAAGAGGCGGGCCTGGATCCAGAGAAGCCGCCAGGAAGCTGGGAGGAGCTGGCGGACTATGCCCGCAAGCTGACGAAGAAGGACGGCAATACCACGACACTGGCCGGATTCGCGATTCCGACGGCATCGGCATGGACGCTGTGGCAATCCTTTGTTCTGCAAAACGGCGGACAGATCATCGACGAGCAGACAAACACGCCATTATTCGATTCGCCAGAGGCGATTGAAGCTACGGAATTTTTGGCGGAGCTTGTCTTGGATGGCATCACCATTCCGAACAATTCCGACAAATCGAATGAGAACCTGTTCCCGAACGGCAAGGCGGCAATTGCTTATGATAGTCCGGCTGCTTACACGAATCTGCAGAAGGAAAATCCCGAACTGGTTGGACAAATCGGCGTTTCCGGACCGATCGCCAGGAAGGAAAAGGCGACCTTCGCGGGCATGCGCTTGCTGTTCATGAGCTCGCAGAGTAAAAATAAGGAGCTCGCGGCGGAGTTTATCCAGCACATTATGTCCAAGGAAGAGACGTGGAAGCGTTATACGGAGCTGGGCACCCCGGTTGTCCTGAAATCGCTGGAGCAGGATTATATCCAGGACAAGCCGGAGGTTAACCAAGCGATTTTTGATGCGGTCTCGTACGGTAAAGGCGCGGCGAAGGTAACTTATGCCGGGAAGCTGAGCGAGATTATCAGCCAGAACCTGGAGGGCGCCTTCTACGGGAAGATTTCAGCTGAGGAAGCGATGAAGCAGGGCGTGGAGCAGTTGAATCGTGAGCTTCCTAACCTGATTGGAAAATAG
- a CDS encoding carbohydrate ABC transporter permease has translation MEPTLSRSVETNGKIRPKQRLSIDYVGYAMIAPGYLIYFLFIFIPLVVGVYYSFTNYNFYSAPEFVGLQNYARLLQDALFGKAMYNTFIYALFTIVPQLFLGLILAVLLNGKLFGRVFSRASIYIPNVTSMVAVSMIWLWIYDPALGILNRMIKVFGIDPIQWLYNPNTAMMAVVIMSIWKSLGYTMIVYLAGLQSIPSSLYEAAHMDGASKIRQFFSITIPMLKPTTFFILVMSCINSFMVFEQVNIMTAGGPLNSTTTVVHQIYLRGFQDFQMGYASAMAIVLFLITLVITLINFKYGNQGDDLDVD, from the coding sequence ATGGAACCAACGCTATCCCGTTCTGTGGAGACGAATGGGAAGATCAGACCGAAGCAGCGGCTGAGCATCGACTATGTAGGCTACGCGATGATCGCGCCCGGCTATTTGATTTATTTTCTATTTATTTTCATACCCTTGGTCGTCGGCGTGTATTACAGTTTTACGAATTATAACTTCTATAGTGCGCCGGAATTTGTCGGTTTGCAGAACTATGCCCGGCTCCTGCAGGATGCGCTGTTCGGCAAGGCGATGTACAACACGTTCATCTATGCGTTATTTACGATTGTGCCCCAATTGTTCTTAGGCTTAATTTTAGCCGTTCTGTTGAATGGCAAGCTCTTTGGCCGCGTATTCTCCCGGGCCAGTATTTATATTCCGAACGTGACTTCAATGGTGGCCGTTTCGATGATCTGGCTGTGGATTTATGACCCGGCCCTCGGCATTTTGAATCGGATGATCAAGGTGTTTGGGATTGATCCGATTCAGTGGCTCTACAATCCGAACACGGCGATGATGGCCGTCGTCATTATGAGCATTTGGAAATCGCTGGGTTATACGATGATCGTTTACCTGGCGGGCCTGCAGTCGATTCCGTCCAGCCTGTACGAGGCGGCGCATATGGACGGGGCGTCGAAGATCCGGCAATTTTTCTCGATTACGATTCCGATGCTGAAGCCAACGACCTTTTTTATTCTGGTCATGTCCTGCATTAACTCGTTTATGGTATTTGAACAGGTCAATATTATGACGGCCGGGGGACCGCTAAATTCGACGACGACGGTCGTGCATCAAATTTACCTCCGCGGCTTTCAGGATTTCCAAATGGGATATGCTTCGGCAATGGCCATTGTCCTCTTTCTCATCACGCTGGTCATTACCTTGATTAACTTCAAGTACGGCAATCAGGGGGATGATTTGGATGTGGATTAA
- a CDS encoding carbohydrate ABC transporter permease — MGKLRSRSMGLVVMSVVLLAVSLVMLTPFLIMVLTSFKTMGEIQSPTFSLFPKVWHFDNYAEALSRGDWLKYFYNSFVVTIITVVISLVLNSMAGYSFARLRFPGRDILFFSVLIGIMVPAQTTMIPTFLMMKQFPLAGGNNLFGQDGIGFINSYTGLILPFIAGSFGIFLCRQFFLNFPRALDEASQIDGASKFRVFYQIYLPLSKPILATLAIFKTTSAWNDYMWPLIMTNTEGMRTVQLGLTIFRGETNVEWNLLMAATTLVVLPLVVLFLAAQKYFVQGIVTTGLKA; from the coding sequence GTGGGCAAATTGAGAAGCAGAAGTATGGGCTTGGTCGTGATGTCGGTCGTTTTGCTGGCGGTATCGCTGGTCATGCTGACGCCTTTCTTGATCATGGTGCTGACCTCGTTCAAAACGATGGGAGAGATCCAGTCACCGACCTTTTCTTTGTTTCCGAAAGTATGGCATTTTGACAATTATGCGGAAGCGCTGTCGCGGGGCGATTGGCTGAAGTATTTTTATAATTCCTTTGTCGTCACGATCATTACGGTCGTGATCAGTCTGGTGCTGAATTCCATGGCGGGATATTCCTTCGCGCGGCTGAGATTCCCGGGGAGAGATATTTTGTTCTTCTCGGTGCTGATCGGGATCATGGTGCCGGCTCAGACGACGATGATTCCTACTTTTCTGATGATGAAGCAGTTCCCGCTGGCGGGCGGCAATAATCTGTTTGGTCAAGACGGGATCGGATTCATTAACAGCTATACAGGACTGATCCTGCCGTTTATCGCGGGCTCATTTGGGATTTTTCTCTGCCGGCAGTTTTTCCTCAATTTTCCCAGAGCTTTGGACGAAGCTTCGCAGATTGACGGGGCCTCCAAGTTCCGGGTGTTCTATCAAATTTATTTGCCGCTGAGCAAGCCGATTCTGGCGACGCTGGCTATTTTTAAGACGACTTCGGCCTGGAATGATTATATGTGGCCTCTGATTATGACGAATACCGAAGGAATGAGAACGGTTCAGCTCGGGTTGACGATTTTTCGCGGAGAGACGAACGTGGAATGGAACCTGCTGATGGCGGCGACGACTCTTGTTGTCCTGCCGCTTGTAGTGCTATTTTTGGCGGCGCAGAAATATTTTGTACAGGGTATCGTGACGACAGGGTTAAAAGCTTAA
- a CDS encoding sulfatase, translating into MKTILVLLDTLNRRSLPAYGGEANTPNIDRAAEKSVVFGQHWSGSLPCMPARRDLLTGRASFLEKGWGGIEPFDRTLPEVLREAGIFSHIITDHYHYFSRGGENYCQAFTTWDFHRGQEGDPWHSVIAEPPRPEQYYGRIEDQYEHNRSRFEKEEDYPGPRTLSAACDWLERNKDEDNYFLWVEAFDPHEPFDCPPHYLEQYKDTYNGPRFDWPIYGDADVPEDALRHLNARYAANLTMIDHWFGKLLDTMDRLHLWEDTLFIFTTDHGFLLGEHELLGKNQMHVYNELAHIPLMIRPPGGQGEGRRIHALSQNIDLMPTILDYMGVQIPDEVKGYSLRGLLEGRENQVREAAIYGYHGMAVNVTDGRHTYMRSPKSADNHPCHIYTAMPTTFRSFLGGGMEKEIECGRYLERTDYPLFKIPLTAEGRPYTGNRRVMQSQLFSLEEDYAQQHPLQDEAVEEHMIDLLRAEMKRVDAPEEQYLRLGLEKREDD; encoded by the coding sequence ATGAAGACCATTCTGGTATTGTTGGATACGCTGAATCGGCGCAGCCTTCCAGCCTATGGCGGTGAGGCGAATACGCCGAATATTGACCGTGCCGCAGAGAAATCCGTCGTATTCGGACAGCATTGGTCTGGATCGCTGCCTTGCATGCCGGCAAGAAGGGATCTGCTGACGGGGCGGGCATCGTTTCTGGAGAAAGGCTGGGGCGGCATCGAACCGTTTGACCGGACTTTGCCGGAGGTGCTGCGCGAGGCCGGAATATTCAGTCACATCATCACCGATCACTATCATTATTTCTCCCGGGGCGGGGAGAATTACTGTCAGGCGTTTACCACCTGGGACTTTCACCGTGGACAGGAGGGCGATCCTTGGCATTCCGTCATTGCCGAGCCGCCTAGGCCAGAGCAGTATTACGGCCGAATCGAGGATCAGTATGAGCATAACCGCAGCCGCTTTGAGAAAGAGGAAGATTATCCGGGACCGCGGACATTGTCAGCGGCATGCGATTGGCTGGAGCGCAACAAGGACGAGGATAACTACTTCCTGTGGGTGGAGGCCTTCGATCCTCATGAGCCGTTTGATTGCCCGCCGCATTATTTAGAGCAGTATAAGGACACATATAACGGACCGAGGTTTGATTGGCCGATTTATGGGGATGCCGATGTTCCTGAGGATGCCCTTCGTCATTTAAATGCAAGATATGCCGCCAATCTGACGATGATCGATCATTGGTTCGGCAAGCTGCTCGACACGATGGATCGTCTCCATTTATGGGAGGATACCTTGTTCATCTTTACGACCGATCACGGCTTTTTGCTCGGGGAGCATGAGCTGCTCGGGAAGAACCAGATGCACGTCTACAATGAATTAGCCCATATCCCGCTGATGATCCGCCCGCCGGGCGGTCAGGGAGAAGGCAGGCGAATCCATGCTTTATCGCAAAACATCGATTTGATGCCGACGATTCTGGATTATATGGGCGTCCAGATACCCGATGAGGTGAAGGGCTACTCCCTTCGGGGGCTGCTGGAAGGACGAGAGAATCAAGTGCGCGAAGCGGCGATCTATGGATATCATGGCATGGCAGTGAACGTGACCGATGGCCGCCATACTTACATGCGCTCTCCAAAGTCGGCGGACAATCATCCGTGTCATATTTATACGGCGATGCCGACGACATTCCGTTCGTTTCTTGGCGGTGGTATGGAGAAAGAGATCGAATGCGGCCGTTACTTAGAGCGTACGGATTATCCGTTATTCAAAATTCCGCTGACGGCGGAAGGCAGGCCTTATACGGGCAATCGGCGGGTGATGCAATCGCAGCTATTCAGTCTTGAAGAGGATTATGCTCAGCAGCATCCTTTGCAGGATGAGGCGGTGGAAGAGCATATGATTGATTTGCTCCGGGCGGAGATGAAGCGGGTTGATGCGCCAGAAGAGCAATACCTTCGGCTAGGGCTGGAGAAAAGAGAAGACGATTAA
- a CDS encoding anaerobic sulfatase maturase, giving the protein MNQSCAAAAYGDVGVMWKTVSEDCNLACDYCYYSTCAGKPGPKINRIDSSILEKFIQEYMSISKGRASFTWQGGEPLLAGLSFFEEVVELQVKHAPPRTSISNSLQTNGTMINEKWAAFFKTYQFLIGVSLDGPQSIHDARRVDSRGAGSFDRVMKGIEVLRGHDVDFNILTVVHQGNVGKAQELMRFYEEQGFAYIQFIPCMSFRSQQIGMPGVYEITPEEYGNFLCEAFDYWYNEGKPRTSIRFFDNMLSSYLYRDPELCILSAGCSTMLVLEQNGDVYPCDFYIHEDWKLGNAATHSIEELLAHPLRDKFLGMKPTLPEMCRTCEYQRLCHGGCPRNRKWTEDLSASEVDYFCASYKQIYGYAEERMKKLGAELRQQLFERNLKLYFKGKLPGRNDLCACGSTRKYKHCCAENAI; this is encoded by the coding sequence ATGAATCAATCTTGTGCAGCGGCAGCCTATGGCGATGTCGGCGTGATGTGGAAGACGGTTTCGGAGGACTGCAACCTCGCCTGCGACTATTGCTACTATAGTACTTGCGCCGGTAAGCCGGGCCCAAAAATCAATAGAATAGATTCTTCCATTCTGGAGAAATTCATTCAGGAGTATATGAGCATCAGCAAGGGGAGGGCTTCATTTACTTGGCAGGGCGGCGAGCCATTGCTGGCAGGCCTGTCCTTTTTTGAAGAGGTGGTGGAGCTGCAGGTCAAGCATGCGCCCCCGCGCACTTCGATCAGCAATTCTCTGCAAACGAACGGGACGATGATCAACGAGAAGTGGGCTGCCTTTTTTAAGACGTACCAGTTCCTGATCGGCGTCAGCCTGGACGGTCCACAATCGATTCATGATGCGAGAAGAGTAGATTCCCGGGGAGCAGGCAGCTTCGATCGCGTGATGAAGGGGATTGAAGTTTTGCGCGGCCATGATGTCGATTTCAATATTCTTACGGTTGTGCATCAAGGAAATGTCGGCAAGGCGCAGGAGCTGATGCGCTTTTACGAGGAGCAGGGCTTTGCGTATATCCAGTTCATTCCCTGCATGTCTTTCCGCTCCCAGCAGATCGGTATGCCGGGTGTCTATGAAATTACCCCTGAAGAGTACGGCAACTTTTTGTGCGAGGCATTTGACTATTGGTATAACGAAGGGAAGCCGCGCACATCCATCCGCTTCTTCGATAATATGTTGAGCTCCTATCTGTACCGGGACCCGGAGCTTTGCATTCTCAGTGCCGGATGCAGCACGATGCTTGTACTCGAGCAGAACGGGGACGTATATCCTTGCGATTTCTATATTCACGAGGACTGGAAGCTGGGGAATGCGGCCACGCATAGCATTGAAGAATTGCTGGCCCATCCTTTGCGCGATAAGTTTCTCGGCATGAAGCCTACGCTTCCCGAAATGTGCCGCACCTGCGAATATCAGCGGCTGTGTCATGGGGGCTGCCCTCGCAACCGAAAATGGACAGAGGATTTAAGCGCATCGGAGGTTGATTATTTCTGTGCGAGCTACAAGCAAATTTACGGGTATGCGGAAGAGCGGATGAAGAAGCTTGGGGCCGAATTAAGACAGCAGCTTTTTGAACGGAATCTGAAGCTCTACTTCAAAGGAAAACTGCCGGGACGAAACGATCTCTGCGCCTGCGGCAGCACCAGAAAATACAAGCACTGCTGTGCAGAAAACGCGATATAG
- a CDS encoding chromate transporter, translated as MKIGFASFGGGYAVISMIHYEISQYGWITPERFQHIVALAGMSPGSIAVNAAMLIGLDTAGMPGAIAAIAGITLPSLIIIVLAARFFYKIHTKPWVQYSLYGLRPIIIGLIIYAAIHLGFPSLTSSLLNWATLATLLIGGAAFVSIVRYKVHPLMVIGLSACAGIVLF; from the coding sequence ATGAAAATTGGTTTTGCGTCTTTTGGAGGCGGCTATGCCGTCATCTCTATGATCCATTATGAAATAAGCCAGTACGGCTGGATTACTCCGGAACGCTTTCAGCATATTGTTGCTCTGGCCGGCATGTCCCCCGGCTCCATTGCCGTCAATGCCGCGATGCTGATCGGCCTGGACACGGCTGGAATGCCGGGGGCGATTGCCGCTATTGCGGGGATTACTTTGCCGTCGCTGATCATTATCGTGCTGGCAGCCCGTTTTTTTTACAAGATTCATACCAAACCCTGGGTGCAATATTCGCTCTACGGCTTGCGTCCGATTATTATCGGGCTCATTATCTACGCCGCAATTCACCTTGGCTTCCCCAGCCTGACGAGCAGCCTGCTCAATTGGGCGACCTTGGCAACCCTGCTCATCGGAGGCGCCGCCTTCGTATCGATCGTACGATACAAAGTTCACCCGCTTATGGTGATCGGCTTGTCCGCCTGTGCAGGCATTGTGTTGTTTTGA
- a CDS encoding chromate transporter produces the protein MISTIEHEVVEKRQWMDEREISDIFSIAGSAPGGVGVNSSAFIGYRLGKIPGAVAAVLGITLPTFLILIGLSAGYALLQNEPKMIAAFKGINGAVIGLIAVAAYRMGKTSLFDLSTKLVTIASLLLLLFTGLNPIFLILIGLAAGNVIMGVKKALGLPLHTEKESQAAGSGTEFIEYYI, from the coding sequence ATGATTTCTACAATTGAACATGAAGTGGTGGAGAAGCGGCAGTGGATGGATGAACGGGAAATCAGTGATATTTTCTCCATTGCGGGATCAGCTCCCGGCGGGGTCGGCGTCAATTCCTCGGCCTTTATCGGCTACCGGCTGGGCAAAATTCCCGGAGCGGTAGCGGCAGTTCTGGGCATCACGCTGCCTACCTTTCTGATCTTGATCGGCTTAAGCGCGGGATATGCCCTGCTGCAAAATGAGCCGAAAATGATTGCCGCCTTCAAAGGCATCAACGGCGCCGTCATCGGCTTGATTGCTGTCGCTGCCTACAGAATGGGCAAAACCTCCTTGTTCGACCTTTCTACCAAGCTGGTGACCATCGCCTCGCTTCTGCTATTGTTGTTTACCGGCCTGAACCCGATTTTCCTCATCTTGATCGGTCTCGCAGCAGGCAACGTCATCATGGGCGTGAAAAAAGCGCTGGGATTGCCGCTTCATACAGAAAAAGAATCCCAGGCCGCAGGCTCTGGGACGGAATTCATAGAGTATTACATTTAA
- a CDS encoding ROK family transcriptional regulator has product MNKVSQAALSAKKSVFERIAGQEHVSKAELLDEFGLTSSSLTRLLDELTSEGWLAEAGFGESTGGRKPILYQVNPRHKVIFGLEISRLYSALGLFDLNMKALSYCRWTMDETMTPEKLVRHVSAKIDVMLQENGLDKDKVAGIGVGAVGPLDRHRGVILEPRYFAAAGWAHVPICEQLEKETGIPAALENGANTALIGEHWALRGEKVQHMLYIHAGSGLRSAMMSGGSLVHGAMDMEGSIGQMIIQTDGPRLHNEGNYGALEAFASVQALEKQVREQRKMGRSQLAGAENFQPDGIHFDMLVEALNEGDPFIRELFTQSAVYMGIGLANLINILHPETVILGGALINAHGLYYDTAISVAQKNIYYYPEYQPIFSKGVLQEHAVSTGAAVMMFKQLPL; this is encoded by the coding sequence ATGAATAAAGTAAGCCAAGCAGCCTTAAGCGCAAAAAAATCGGTATTTGAGCGCATCGCCGGGCAGGAACACGTTTCCAAAGCCGAGCTGTTGGACGAATTCGGTTTGACCAGCAGCAGCCTGACGAGATTGTTAGATGAGCTAACGAGTGAGGGATGGCTGGCAGAAGCAGGCTTCGGGGAGTCCACAGGCGGCAGAAAGCCGATTCTGTATCAGGTCAATCCCAGACATAAAGTGATTTTCGGATTGGAAATATCCCGGCTTTACTCTGCGCTGGGCCTGTTTGATTTGAATATGAAGGCCCTTTCCTATTGCCGCTGGACGATGGATGAGACGATGACGCCGGAGAAGCTGGTGCGCCATGTCAGCGCGAAGATCGATGTTATGCTGCAGGAGAACGGCTTGGACAAAGATAAGGTGGCGGGTATTGGAGTCGGGGCTGTAGGGCCGCTGGACAGGCATCGCGGGGTTATTTTGGAGCCGCGGTACTTTGCCGCTGCGGGCTGGGCCCATGTTCCGATTTGCGAGCAGCTGGAGAAGGAGACGGGGATCCCTGCAGCCTTGGAGAATGGAGCGAATACGGCGCTGATCGGCGAGCATTGGGCTTTGCGCGGCGAGAAGGTTCAGCACATGCTGTACATCCACGCCGGATCGGGGCTGCGGTCCGCCATGATGTCAGGCGGTTCCCTCGTTCATGGAGCGATGGATATGGAGGGCTCCATTGGCCAAATGATCATCCAGACGGATGGGCCGAGACTGCACAATGAGGGGAATTACGGAGCGCTGGAGGCTTTTGCTTCGGTGCAGGCTTTGGAGAAGCAGGTTAGAGAGCAGCGAAAAATGGGTCGGAGCCAGCTGGCCGGAGCGGAGAACTTTCAGCCGGACGGCATTCACTTCGATATGCTGGTAGAGGCGCTGAACGAGGGAGATCCTTTTATCCGCGAGCTGTTTACCCAATCCGCCGTTTACATGGGGATCGGTCTGGCTAATCTGATCAACATCCTCCATCCGGAGACGGTAATCCTGGGGGGAGCGCTCATCAACGCTCACGGGCTGTATTACGATACCGCCATTTCCGTCGCGCAGAAGAACATCTATTATTATCCGGAGTATCAGCCTATTTTCTCGAAGGGTGTCCTTCAGGAACATGCCGTATCTACGGGCGCGGCGGTCATGATGTTCAAGCAGCTCCCGTTGTGA
- a CDS encoding aldo/keto reductase gives MNYRQLGDTELRVSELSFGTWAIGGSWGHSDDQEALRGLATAMEQGVNFFDTADVYGSGHAEELLAKATKGKEDEIHIATKFCRAGDIHDLNTYSEESVRAYCEGSLKRLQRERIDLYQIHCPPLAVLKDGKVFEVLDKLKAEGKIRHYGVSVETVEEGLFCLSVPGVKALQVIFNIFRQKPAEELFVEAKAAGVGILARLPLASGLLTGKFTKDWKFSEDDHRNFNANGEQFNVGETFAGLPFAKGVELASQLSWIAEGRGDMARASMRWILDHPEVTCVIPGFKNVRQVEDNLGTLQVPAFGPEELERLQAFYRSEVAQHIRGAY, from the coding sequence ATGAACTATCGGCAATTAGGAGATACAGAATTACGCGTCAGCGAGCTGAGCTTCGGAACATGGGCGATCGGCGGTAGCTGGGGGCATTCCGATGACCAGGAGGCGCTGCGCGGTCTGGCGACGGCGATGGAGCAAGGTGTTAATTTTTTTGATACAGCGGATGTGTACGGCTCAGGGCATGCGGAAGAGCTGCTGGCCAAAGCGACCAAAGGCAAAGAGGACGAAATCCACATCGCCACCAAGTTTTGCCGGGCGGGGGATATTCACGATCTGAATACGTATTCCGAGGAATCCGTTCGCGCCTACTGCGAAGGCAGCCTGAAACGGCTGCAGCGCGAGCGCATCGACCTGTATCAGATCCACTGTCCGCCGCTTGCGGTGCTGAAGGATGGCAAGGTGTTCGAGGTGCTGGACAAGCTGAAGGCGGAAGGCAAAATCCGCCACTACGGCGTTAGTGTAGAGACGGTGGAGGAAGGATTGTTCTGTCTGAGCGTGCCTGGCGTTAAAGCGCTGCAGGTCATTTTTAATATATTCCGCCAGAAGCCGGCGGAGGAATTATTTGTCGAGGCCAAGGCGGCGGGAGTCGGAATTTTGGCGAGATTGCCGCTGGCGAGCGGTCTCCTGACAGGTAAATTCACGAAGGATTGGAAGTTTAGCGAGGACGACCACCGCAATTTCAACGCGAACGGGGAGCAATTCAACGTAGGCGAGACATTTGCAGGTCTGCCTTTCGCTAAAGGTGTGGAGCTGGCTTCCCAGCTGTCCTGGATTGCGGAAGGACGCGGGGATATGGCCAGGGCTTCAATGCGCTGGATTCTCGATCACCCGGAAGTCACTTGCGTCATTCCAGGCTTCAAGAATGTCCGTCAAGTGGAGGACAACCTGGGAACGCTGCAGGTTCCGGCGTTTGGACCCGAGGAGCTGGAGCGCCTTCAAGCATTTTACCGCAGCGAGGTAGCGCAGCATATCCGCGGAGCGTATTAA